In the genome of Pseudomonas putida, one region contains:
- a CDS encoding PLP-dependent aminotransferase family protein — translation MTNLLLYQRIAQQLADDIRRGVYQPGERVPSVRKMSAQLNVSHATVLQAYANLEDQGLIRARPQSGYYVHQTPALTAQTPEIARVERPGLVTRASIIQQVLTEARRDGVFPFGAAVPHVDYLPVRALHQQLAKVTRFHSPRAFSYMFSPGFEPLRRQIAIRMRDAGVLVDPREVVVTHGCVDALQMSLRVLTRPGDLIAAESPTYYGLLQLADLLGLKVIEIPSDPSTGISLEALQLAANQWSIKALVLTPRLSNPLGGTIPEDRQKQLLRLASDFDIQIVEDDIYGELMFEQGRTKALKAFDRLDRVIYCSSFSKTLSPGVRVGWMIAGRYQDEIQRLQTFTTHSACSVTQMGVAAYLENGGYDRHLRYIRQEYRKNLSAYQLAVQQHFPEGTQMTRPTGGFILWVSLPGRVNTQDLHVRALEQGISIAPGLIFSNTEQFNHCIRLNCGIPWNKEAERAVITLGLLAHQLCKSSTGSLL, via the coding sequence ATGACCAACCTGCTGCTGTACCAGCGCATTGCCCAGCAACTGGCCGATGACATCCGCCGAGGTGTCTACCAGCCCGGCGAGCGTGTGCCCTCCGTGCGTAAGATGAGCGCCCAGCTCAACGTCAGTCATGCCACGGTGCTGCAGGCCTATGCCAACCTGGAAGATCAGGGGTTGATCCGCGCGCGGCCGCAATCGGGCTACTACGTGCACCAGACGCCGGCGCTCACCGCGCAGACCCCGGAAATCGCCCGGGTCGAGCGGCCCGGGCTGGTCACTCGTGCCAGCATCATCCAGCAGGTGTTGACCGAGGCGCGACGAGATGGCGTTTTCCCCTTCGGTGCGGCGGTCCCGCATGTTGACTATCTGCCAGTGCGGGCGCTGCATCAGCAGTTGGCCAAGGTGACGCGCTTTCATAGCCCGCGCGCCTTCAGCTACATGTTCAGCCCTGGTTTCGAGCCGCTGCGTCGGCAGATCGCCATTCGTATGCGTGACGCCGGGGTGTTGGTCGATCCCCGCGAAGTGGTGGTCACCCACGGTTGCGTCGATGCCCTACAGATGTCGTTGCGGGTGCTGACCCGGCCGGGTGACCTGATCGCAGCCGAATCGCCCACTTATTATGGATTGCTGCAGTTGGCCGACCTGTTGGGGCTCAAGGTCATCGAGATTCCCAGCGATCCGTCGACCGGCATCAGCCTGGAAGCACTGCAACTGGCCGCCAACCAGTGGTCGATCAAGGCCCTGGTGCTGACCCCGCGCCTGAGCAATCCCTTGGGAGGCACGATTCCTGAAGACAGGCAGAAACAGTTGCTGCGCCTGGCCTCGGACTTCGATATCCAGATCGTCGAGGACGACATCTATGGCGAGCTGATGTTCGAGCAGGGGCGGACCAAGGCGCTCAAGGCGTTCGATCGTCTGGATCGGGTCATCTACTGCTCGAGCTTCTCCAAGACCTTGTCACCTGGGGTGCGGGTGGGCTGGATGATAGCGGGTCGCTACCAGGACGAGATCCAGCGCCTGCAGACCTTCACCACCCATTCGGCTTGCAGCGTGACTCAGATGGGGGTGGCCGCTTACCTGGAAAACGGCGGCTATGACCGCCACCTGCGTTATATCCGCCAGGAGTACCGCAAGAACCTCAGCGCGTATCAGTTGGCCGTGCAGCAGCATTTCCCTGAAGGTACACAGATGACCCGTCCCACGGGAGGGTTCATTCTCTGGGTGAGCCTGCCGGGGAGAGTCAATACCCAGGATCTGCATGTGCGTGCGCTAGAGCAGGGGATCAGCATTGCACCAGGGCTTATCTTCAGCAACACCGAGCAGTTCAACCATTGCATTCGGCTCAATTGCGGCATTCCGTGGAACAAGGAGGCCGAGCGAGCCGTGATCACGCTCGGTCTGCTGGCCCATCAATTGTGCAAGTCGTCGACAGGATCACTCTTGTAA
- a CDS encoding OmpA family protein, whose protein sequence is MMRRQSMTALALLALVGLQGCASQRSESALDEATAAFQKVKDDADVLRSAPRDVIRAGESLARAERLSSYIGTGSDVRHYAYLSKRYSEIATEHANLALNQERLAKLDLERQRLQLGLREAKLASVQQQGKWVEAQIAAMASEQSDRGLVMTLGDVLFDTGRAELKTSASRTVLKLVQFLQLNPRRVVRVEGYTDSTGLPEDNLALSRDRAQAVADMLVDLGVDEKRIQVEGYGDQYPIDANASERGRAQNRRVEIVFSDEKGKLAPAR, encoded by the coding sequence ATGATGCGTCGTCAATCGATGACCGCGCTGGCACTGCTGGCACTGGTCGGGTTACAGGGTTGCGCGAGCCAGCGCAGCGAGTCGGCGCTCGATGAGGCGACGGCCGCCTTCCAGAAGGTCAAGGATGATGCCGATGTGCTGCGCAGCGCGCCGCGCGATGTGATTCGCGCAGGTGAATCCCTGGCCCGTGCCGAGCGTCTCTCGAGCTATATCGGAACCGGCTCCGACGTGCGTCACTACGCGTATTTGAGCAAGCGCTACAGTGAGATCGCCACCGAACATGCCAACTTGGCCCTCAATCAAGAGCGTCTGGCCAAGCTCGACCTGGAGCGTCAACGCTTGCAGCTGGGGCTGCGCGAGGCCAAGTTGGCCAGCGTGCAACAGCAGGGCAAGTGGGTCGAGGCGCAGATCGCGGCCATGGCCTCCGAGCAAAGCGATCGCGGCTTGGTGATGACGTTGGGCGATGTGCTGTTCGACACCGGCCGGGCCGAACTCAAGACCTCTGCCAGTCGCACGGTGCTCAAGCTCGTCCAGTTCCTGCAGCTCAATCCGCGTCGCGTGGTGCGGGTCGAAGGTTACACGGACAGTACCGGCCTTCCCGAAGACAACCTAGCACTGTCGCGCGACCGTGCCCAGGCCGTGGCGGACATGCTCGTCGACCTCGGTGTGGATGAAAAGCGCATTCAGGTCGAAGGGTACGGTGACCAGTATCCGATCGACGCCAATGCGTCCGAGCGGGGCAGGGCGCAGAACCGTCGGGTCGAAATCGTCTTCTCCGATGAGAAGGGCAAGCTCGCGCCAGCGCGTTGA
- a CDS encoding DUF4398 domain-containing protein, producing the protein MRTQSLILALAMLGLAGCANDPAPNEQMRLSEQALEQAKAVGATEKVAELKLAEDKLARAKTNMATEDYRDARMRAEQAELDARLAEARVLTQKSEEQLQVLQTRVKRLRKQLEVQP; encoded by the coding sequence ATGAGAACCCAATCACTGATCCTTGCCTTGGCCATGCTCGGCCTGGCTGGCTGCGCCAACGATCCTGCGCCCAATGAGCAGATGCGTCTGTCCGAGCAGGCCTTGGAACAGGCCAAGGCCGTCGGTGCCACCGAGAAGGTGGCGGAATTGAAACTGGCCGAAGACAAGCTGGCGAGAGCCAAGACCAACATGGCCACCGAGGATTACCGTGACGCGCGTATGCGCGCGGAGCAGGCCGAGCTGGATGCGCGCCTGGCCGAGGCCCGGGTATTGACCCAGAAGAGCGAAGAGCAACTCCAGGTCCTGCAAACACGGGTCAAGCGCCTTCGCAAGCAGCTGGAGGTGCAGCCATGA
- a CDS encoding substrate-binding periplasmic protein yields the protein MGFRKAGRVLACMAALSAPLAMAAGKCERLVATGSPDAPPYSWQDPKDPRHLIGANVDLLRQVAAELGVSVEVLYAGKRDQALEEVRSGRMDLLIDTPMQVEQLTALDYIHPPLQLNEYLVWTRHDATLVFDGPADLAQYQGSISERARLTPAFEAFAKAQLKLAPAQNLTQAFQKLVLGQVDYVLAGRYSGMGMVQSLGMGNDLIARGLPVDRPGLYLAVSHNSACNDTWLRGQLAKKLTELPISGASQAVLQRNVERWKAQMQAPLDAPKQ from the coding sequence GTCGGCGCCATTGGCAATGGCGGCAGGCAAGTGCGAACGTCTGGTGGCGACCGGCAGCCCGGATGCTCCGCCGTATTCCTGGCAGGATCCGAAAGATCCTCGGCACCTGATCGGGGCCAATGTCGACTTGCTGCGTCAAGTCGCAGCCGAGCTGGGGGTGTCGGTCGAAGTGCTGTACGCCGGCAAGCGCGACCAGGCGTTGGAGGAAGTGCGCAGCGGGCGCATGGACCTGTTGATCGATACGCCCATGCAGGTCGAGCAGTTGACCGCCCTTGACTACATCCACCCTCCGTTGCAGCTCAACGAGTACCTCGTCTGGACCCGCCATGACGCCACATTGGTGTTCGACGGGCCGGCGGACCTTGCCCAGTACCAGGGCAGCATTTCGGAGCGGGCCCGATTGACACCGGCCTTCGAGGCTTTCGCCAAGGCCCAGCTCAAACTTGCCCCTGCTCAGAATCTGACCCAGGCCTTCCAGAAACTGGTGCTGGGACAGGTCGACTATGTGCTGGCCGGGCGTTACTCGGGCATGGGCATGGTCCAGAGCCTCGGTATGGGCAACGACCTGATCGCCCGCGGGCTGCCGGTGGACCGGCCTGGGCTGTACCTGGCCGTGTCGCATAACTCGGCTTGCAATGACACTTGGCTGCGCGGACAACTGGCAAAAAAACTGACAGAATTGCCGATCTCCGGGGCGTCCCAGGCCGTGCTGCAGCGCAATGTCGAGCGCTGGAAGGCGCAGATGCAGGCGCCTCTGGATGCCCCTAAACAGTAG